The sequence CTCGGTGGCTGGGTTATGAACCACCCGTGTTTCATGCTAGAGTTGTATCAGAACTGTCAAATATTATTCGATACATTaagaaaaagtgtttttatgTAATATTATTCTATTTGTGTGACGTTCATGTtcattcattttgatttttagcCATGTCAACCTTACAAGCAACCTTCGCAACAACAAAAAAGGCTGCCGtatccaaagaaattaacttcAATGCGTTGTTGGCTGCCATTAAAGAtaatttgttgaagaaaaaaGCCATACGAGCGGCTGCCCTTGAATATGGAGTCGATAGGATCACGCTGACCCGTCACGTGAAAAAAGTTTCCGACCATTTTACGGATATTTCTACCGTCAGTGATGTTGATTTGTTGGAATTCATCCGCACTTCCAATACGCACATTCCGTCGAACATGGTATGGTTATTAACTCTTTTGAATCGTTGTTTTAACGTGATTCTTCTTATATCGGGGAGTATTATCATATTTTTCGCattacattttattagaaatttcaatggattttcctTGTTTTCCTTCCAGGTTTTCTCTCCCTCGCAAGAAAAAGTCCTTGTTGAATATATCCTGAAGTGCGTCAATCATTATTATGGCCTCAGCATCAATGAATTAAAGGAATTGGCGTATCAGTTTGCAGTCAAACTCAAAGTCGATTATCCTGAATGTTGGAATGAGAACTCGAAGGCTGGTCGTATGTGGTACCGAGGTTTCATGAAACGCAATAACATGCTAACGTTGAGGACACCCGAGCAGACGTCAATGAACCGAGTTAAAGCTTTTTGCAAGGCAAACGtagatacgttttttttaaagttgggtCAGTTGCTTGACAAACACCACTTTGACAGCACTTCCATTTACAACATGGATGAAAGTGGATTCTCAACGGTACCAACGAAAATCGGCAAAGTTATTGCCTTGAAAGAGGCGAGGCGCGTTGATCAATTGGAAGCTGCTGAGAGAGGCACCATGATTACGATGGCTCTCTCTGTGAGTGCGAGTGGGAAGTTTATTcctcctttttttttgtttccgcGCAAGAACATGCAGGCGTGTTTCATGGACAATACTTCAAGTGGTGCAGCAGGATTCGCCAATTCATCTGGATGGATGTGCCAAGA is a genomic window of Belonocnema kinseyi isolate 2016_QV_RU_SX_M_011 unplaced genomic scaffold, B_treatae_v1 SchBZDm_1956;HRSCAF=2148, whole genome shotgun sequence containing:
- the LOC117182522 gene encoding uncharacterized protein LOC117182522; its protein translation is MSTLQATFATTKKAAVSKEINFNALLAAIKDNLLKKKAIRAAALEYGVDRITLTRHVKKVSDHFTDISTVSDVDLLEFIRTSNTHIPSNMVFSPSQEKVLVEYILKCVNHYYGLSINELKELAYQFAVKLKVDYPECWNENSKAGRMWYRGFMKRNNMLTLRTPEQTSMNRVKAFCKANVDTFFLKLGQLLDKHHFDSTSIYNMDESGFSTVPTKIGKVIALKEARRVDQLEAAERGTMITMALSVSASGKFIPPFFLFPRKNMQACFMDNTSSGAAGFANSSGWMCQEEFVRFMEHFIKFVKPIIASPVLLLLDNHASHLSVDALDLAAANG